The Vanacampus margaritifer isolate UIUO_Vmar chromosome 15, RoL_Vmar_1.0, whole genome shotgun sequence genome contains the following window.
TTTAAGTTAACTTATTTGATTTGTTTCCCAAAAGGTGACGAAAATGCATCTGCACTAATAATAATTGGGCATGTTACACTATTTTCCAGACCGCATTTatagtactcaactcttgaatgTAGTAGTCCACTACTTTTGCTACATGTAAATTTCTCCTCAAAAACaatgacccccaaaaaaagaccaaTATATTCCAAGATAGCAGTTTccttaaaaatgcattaaatgaatggcagtctGGTTtaggtactcgcccatccctaattgaTGATATTccgaacaaaaataaaaactgtcacTCAAGTTGTGTCCCCTGTCGGATGGGAGGGTGAACAACAAGAAAGTGCACAAAAGTCCTTTTGTTGTCCCTTTGTGAGTAGGAAAACAGCAGTGTATTCTGGAATGAcgttttttatttctgttgttgttgctgcagtGCGCCCTCAGGGTCTTGACCTGGCCGACGCTCTGGACGGCGCCAACGAGCAAAGTAGGTACTCACACAATATTCCCAAATTCGACCGGTGCAAACAGACAGCAGTAGTGTCACTTTGCAACACGGAATTTTTCTTGCAATTTAGCCAATTGaaaccagaaaaaataaataaagtttagtatcactttttgttttaactcaACGAGAAGTTCAATTCAAgttttaatttagcattttttctgATGCAGCAGCAATATGCATCCCTACAATCATGAGTTAGAGCCCTAaatgtctcaagaagccatttGAGTGTCACATATACACAAATTTGAATACGTGCTGCACATGCACACGTATGATGTTTCTCACCTCATGTCATCTGTTTATTACAGCCACACCAGCGCCGTTGCCAGGTAACAAACACGCATCATAATCCAAATAATACAGTTATAATACATGCCAACCATGTGCCATATCGCCCCCTACAGGTACCAAGGCTCCAATCAAGACCAAAGGGAAAGCAGGTAAGCCCACGTCACGTTTCGTCCAGCATGCGGCCGTATTGCTTCTTTTGGTTTTCCCCTTTGTCGTTCCTCATTTTGAACCCCGACAGCCGCCGACGAATTTGACCTGGCCGACGCCCTCGACCCCAACAACGACATCAACAATGACAAGGATAAAGGGGGCCGGCGTGGAGGTGGGTCATCCAGCGTTAAGGTTAAGGTCGAAGGCTGACTAATGcagctccctttttttttttttcctgcactcATTCCCAATTCAATTGGTTATTGGCTGCATTAACACGATCCATATGCATGAACAGCCTTCGTTTACACCACGTGTAACCCACTGCGGCGTGTACGATTGTGTGCAGGAGGATTTTCCGACAGCGACCTGATCGACGTCAGCAAAGACGACAGCTACAAACCCGACAAAGGCAAAGGTGACAACCGCCGCCGCTTGTTCATCAAGACGAACTGTTCCACAAACAGGCGCAGTGATGTTGACGTTTTTGTTTGCGTGTATTCAGGCAGCCGGCCGAGCGGCGATCGCGATCAAATCAACCAACGCGGCGACAATGGCAACACGGGTGAGACCAGACGCCCTGGGTGCGTTTGTCTTCAGAGTGTGTGATGTTGACTGCGTGTGTGCAGAAACCACCGCCGAAATCGGCACCATCGCGGGCATCATCAGCGCGGTGGGCATGGCGCTGGTGGGCGCCATCAGCAGCTACATATCGTACCAGAAGAAGAAGTTGTGCTTTGGCATCCAGCGTAAGTCGCACACGCACATTTCTCtatccgtccgtctgtctgtccgcTCACCACGGCTTGTGCTTGTGTCGCTTGTGACAGAGAGCCTCAACGCGGAGATGGTGAAGGCTGATGCTCCGGACGCGGTGCTGGCGACAGAACCACAAGGTAGCCAACAGTCAGGAAgaataatgtttttctttaggtCAAATGTACATCAACAAAcaattaaacaatgtttatttcttctttttttgttgccattctgtatagtggtgccttgagatatgagtgaccagactttgagttgttttttaagataaagctgatttttttgctttttgcttacAAGTGGCGTATGGTGGGTGGCAAGCTACACTTTTGGCAATAATTGTCCCAAAAGTCTTCTAACTGAATGCCACTCCCACTTGAACTTTCctagcaaagtaaaaaaaaagaaaaaagaatggcaTTTTatgtattggaaaaaaaaaacacaccacataGCTTCTGTAagcttaatgctaattagcatctatgttgcAGTGTTTTTACCCATGTATGCTGCAAGGTTAAATTAGttgatgaaaactaacaaaataactaaaactataattgAGGGGAGGGGGCACATAAAACACCACATTGTTTCTGTAagcttaatgctaattagcatctatgttgcAGTGTTTGAACCCATGTAGGCTGCAAGGTTAAATTAGctgatgaaaactaacaaaataaaactatcATTAGGGGTGGGGGGacataaaaaaagcttttaaaaatagccaaaacttttaacaaactatattttacatttaca
Protein-coding sequences here:
- the cd99l2 gene encoding CD99 antigen-like protein 2 isoform X1, producing the protein MALARGGSLLLAMMMMMIMMTLVVQVRPQGLDLADALDGANEQTTPAPLPGTKAPIKTKGKAAADEFDLADALDPNNDINNDKDKGGRRGGGFSDSDLIDVSKDDSYKPDKGKGSRPSGDRDQINQRGDNGNTETTAEIGTIAGIISAVGMALVGAISSYISYQKKKLCFGIQQSLNAEMVKADAPDAVLATEPQVQQTLLEQSSAEPRHAHVV
- the cd99l2 gene encoding CD99 antigen-like protein 2 isoform X2, which encodes MALARGGSLLLAMMMMMIMMTLVVQVRPQGLDLADALDGANEQTTPAPLPGTKAPIKTKGKAGGFSDSDLIDVSKDDSYKPDKGKGSRPSGDRDQINQRGDNGNTETTAEIGTIAGIISAVGMALVGAISSYISYQKKKLCFGIQQSLNAEMVKADAPDAVLATEPQVQQTLLEQSSAEPRHAHVV